A genomic region of Arvicola amphibius chromosome X, mArvAmp1.2, whole genome shotgun sequence contains the following coding sequences:
- the Bhlhb9 gene encoding protein BHLHb9 gives MTGSKNKARAQAKLEKKASAQAKAIAEREASNAGRASGKNRDKGKAKGGAKADAVAEMKAGSKSKTEMREGAKGLGKGWSDFSHKAENKAARSTRKEKASSDNWFWAGEDSGLSSLFWKGEELSNNSVAKCENKTNTVPQGRPDESEPAPRTSHKSKSGPEEEEEENVIGSWFWEGDDTGFDPDPKPVFRIVKPQPVDEINEKNRPKDWSEVTIWPKAPAVIPAVLGFRSKDSSEARPSSYIVLASNEEETSTTACTKNTRSSLQPIPEYPFGSDPCIQTLDEIRQQIKIRETNGIKPFACACKMECYLDSPEFEKLVNILKSTTDPLIHKIAQIAMGIHKVHPFAREFINEVGVVTLIESLLSFSSPDSRKNTVITLNSSGNERQHKVEYHVKHMCKETMSFPLNSPGQQSGLKIIGQLTTESVHHYIVVSYFSELFHLLSQGNRKTRNLVLKVFLNMSENPKAARDMINMKALAALKLIFNQKEAKANLVSAVAIFINIKEHIRKGSIVVVDHMSYNTLTAIFREVKCIIERM, from the coding sequence ATGACTGGCTCAAAGAATAAGGCTAGAGCGCAggctaaattagaaaaaaaagcaagtgcACAAGCCAAAGCTATAGCAGAGAGGGAGGCTAGTAATGCAGGCAGAGCTTCAGGCAAAAACCGGGACAAAGGAAAAGCTAAGGGAGGAGCCAAAGCAGATGCAGTGGCGGAGATGAAGGCTGGGTCTAAGAGCAAGACTGAGATGAGAGAAGGGGCTAAGGGCCTAGGAAAAGGCTGGTCCGATTTCAGCCATAAGGCTGAGAACAAGGCTGCTAGATCTACACGGAAAGAGAAGGCTAGTAGTGATAACTGGTTCTGGGCTGGGGAAGATTCTGGTCTCAGTTCCTTGTTCTGGAAGGGAGAAGAGCTTAGTAATAATTCGGTTGCTAAGtgtgaaaataaaactaatactGTTCCTCAGGGCCGTCCAGATGAGTCAGAGCCTGCACCTAGGACCAGCCACAAGTCTAAGTCAgggccagaggaggaggaggaggagaatgttATTGGGAGCTGGTTTTGGGAAGGAGATGACACTGGTTTTGATCCTGATCCTAAACCTGTGTTCAGAATAGTTAAACCTCAACCAGTGGatgaaattaatgaaaagaatagGCCGAAGGACTGGTCTGAGGTTACCATTTGGCCTAAAGCTCCTGCTGTAATTCCGGCAGTGTTAGGTTTTAGATCTAAGGACTCTTCTGAGGCAAGGCCCTCATCATATATTGTTCTGGCCTCAAATGAAGAAGAAACTTCAACAACAGCCTGCACTAAGAATACTCGATCAAGTCTACAGCCTATACCTGAATATCCATTTGGTTCTGATCCTTGCATCCAGACCTTAGATGAAATTAGACAGCAAATCAAGATCAGAGAAACTAATGGCATCAAGCCCTTTGCTTGCGCTTGCAAAATGGAGTGCTATTTAGATTCTCCAGAATTTGAAAAGCTTGTTAACATACTCAAGTCAACTACTGATCCCCTCATTCATAAAATAGCACAGATAGCAATGGGCATACATAAAGTTCATCCATTTGCCCGGGAATTCATTAATGAAGTGGGTGTGGTGACACTTATTGAAAGCTTGCTCAGTTTTTCTTCCCCTGACAGTAGAAAAAACACTGTTATTACTCTGAATTCTTCTGGGAATGAAAGACAACACAAAGTCGAATATCATGTTAAGCATATGTGTAAAGAAACTATGTCTTTCCCCTTGAACTCACCCGGTCAGCAGTCTGGATTAAAGATAATAGGGCAGCTGACTACCGAATCTGTCCATCACTACATTGTCGTGAGTTACTTTTCAGAGCTTTTCCATTTGCTGTCCCAGGGAAATCGTAAGACTAGAAATCTTGTTTTGAAAGTATTCTTGAATATGTCTGAAAATCCAAAGGCAGCCAGAGATATGATCAATATGAAGGCATTAGCAGCATTAAAACTCATCTTTAACCAAAAAGAGGCGAAAGCAAATCTTGTTAGTGCTGTGGCCATCTTTATTAACATAAAGGAGCATATTAGAAAGGGCTCAATTGTAGTAGTCGATCACATGAGTTACAATACTCTTACTGCCATATTCCGTGAAGTTAAATGCATTATTGAAAGAATGTAA